One window of Cohnella hashimotonis genomic DNA carries:
- a CDS encoding helix-turn-helix domain-containing protein: MYMFDVIEKEMAIAQAVALSENMKPYLQLEDAEKTTLLVKALANYIERSSTKNTTDVLQSIEQLLTTGNTPQALQRALLYMVTLGVDSAPASFRTFTTGEAARFFGVSVATINNWINQGRFQGVEKGERFKQARIPENAVYTAPTGANSTVAEVAQRYESEQARLGRNKPMTAVEELADRLNTVVHFEEKYGGTWEETLAKKSDLTPSEARDAEQWVSLLKFIEKRGDW; encoded by the coding sequence ATGTATATGTTTGACGTGATTGAGAAGGAAATGGCTATTGCTCAAGCCGTGGCATTGTCGGAAAACATGAAGCCATATCTTCAATTGGAGGATGCTGAAAAAACGACGTTGCTTGTCAAAGCGCTGGCTAATTATATCGAGCGTTCGTCCACAAAAAATACGACGGACGTACTTCAGTCCATCGAGCAGTTATTGACGACGGGCAATACGCCGCAAGCGCTGCAACGCGCCCTTCTCTACATGGTCACGCTCGGCGTCGATTCCGCTCCCGCTTCTTTCCGGACATTCACGACAGGCGAAGCGGCCCGCTTTTTTGGAGTCAGCGTAGCTACGATTAACAACTGGATCAACCAGGGGCGGTTCCAAGGCGTGGAAAAAGGGGAGCGGTTCAAGCAGGCGCGCATTCCGGAGAACGCTGTGTACACGGCCCCGACTGGCGCAAACTCTACGGTTGCAGAAGTTGCACAGCGCTATGAGTCGGAGCAAGCGCGCTTGGGAAGAAACAAGCCAATGACGGCTGTCGAAGAATTGGCTGATCGTTTAAATACCGTCGTTCATTTCGAGGAGAAATACGGAGGCACGTGGGAAGAGACACTGGCAAAGAAATCGGATCTTACGCCAAGCGAAGCGCGGGATGCGGAGCAATGGGTAAGCCTGCTTAAATTCATAGAAAAGCGGGGGGACTGGTAA
- a CDS encoding S1C family serine protease has protein sequence MNEHNEKNHEINNQNEVSTYYYDPSNRVESLRAFYEEELNAAAAEQAAVAEDGGSGQGGRGNRRGDNPKGFSPKSIFASFLVGAMVVGGMSVMSDRLNLFTGGASAAAESAAAGSAYSDAAGITTASVSASSNVDEKISTVFDQANPAVVEIENYGVESQSSANGLFGGRGGGWTDPRGQSMQSQQSGEPELMGTGTGFFFNEDGYILTNEHVIADATELKVTVPGYDEPLAAKVVNANADLDLAVIKVESPDGKKFPALTIGDSDQASIGDWVIAIGNPYGLDHTMTVGVLSAKERPITIAEEDGTEHQYKHLLQTDASINPGNSGGPLLNDKGEVIGVNTAVNAEAQGIGFAIPASVIHDALTDLMAGTTVTSL, from the coding sequence ATGAACGAACATAACGAGAAGAACCATGAAATAAATAACCAGAATGAAGTGTCTACCTATTATTACGATCCTTCGAATCGAGTAGAATCGTTGCGCGCTTTTTACGAGGAAGAGCTGAACGCAGCCGCAGCCGAGCAAGCGGCAGTTGCGGAAGACGGCGGCAGCGGTCAAGGCGGTCGCGGCAATCGGCGCGGGGATAATCCTAAGGGATTCTCGCCCAAGTCGATCTTTGCCTCATTCCTGGTCGGCGCCATGGTCGTCGGCGGAATGAGCGTCATGTCGGATCGGTTGAACCTGTTCACCGGAGGCGCCTCCGCGGCAGCCGAGTCGGCAGCGGCCGGCAGCGCTTATTCGGACGCAGCCGGAATTACGACGGCGTCGGTCTCAGCTTCCTCGAACGTAGACGAGAAGATCTCCACCGTGTTCGACCAGGCAAATCCGGCAGTCGTGGAAATCGAGAATTACGGCGTCGAGAGCCAATCGTCGGCAAACGGCCTCTTCGGAGGACGCGGCGGCGGATGGACGGATCCGCGCGGGCAATCGATGCAGTCGCAGCAGAGCGGCGAGCCTGAGTTGATGGGCACGGGGACGGGTTTCTTTTTCAACGAGGATGGATATATCCTTACGAATGAGCACGTGATAGCGGACGCGACGGAACTCAAGGTTACCGTGCCGGGCTACGACGAACCCCTCGCGGCAAAAGTCGTGAATGCGAACGCGGATCTCGATCTGGCCGTTATTAAAGTAGAGAGTCCGGACGGCAAGAAGTTCCCGGCCCTGACGATCGGGGATTCGGATCAAGCCAGCATCGGGGACTGGGTGATCGCCATCGGCAACCCTTACGGTCTGGATCACACGATGACCGTCGGCGTGCTTAGCGCCAAGGAACGTCCGATCACGATCGCCGAAGAGGACGGTACCGAGCATCAGTACAAGCATCTGCTGCAGACGGACGCCTCGATCAACCCCGGCAACTCGGGCGGCCCGCTGCTGAACGATAAGGGCGAAGTGATCGGCGTGAATACGGCCGTTAACGCGGAGGCCCAAGGCATCGGATTTGCCATTCCGGCCTCGGTCATCCACGACGCGCTGACCGACCTGATGGCGGGGACGACGGTGACGAGCCTTTAA
- a CDS encoding toxin-antitoxin system TumE family protein — MRVTRHSFIFKDGSRLLVTEELSGGLIEVSYYNWVDQDGQDILKFHSESHNGDSRYQTATEPHHIHPPEQSTLTNRTRFPNFHHQELPAIMEHIFLALLASKKV; from the coding sequence ATGCGAGTCACACGCCATTCATTCATCTTCAAGGATGGCTCGCGGCTTTTGGTCACGGAGGAATTGAGCGGCGGACTTATTGAAGTCTCTTACTACAACTGGGTCGATCAAGATGGACAAGACATTTTGAAATTCCACAGCGAGTCTCACAACGGCGATTCTCGTTACCAGACAGCCACTGAACCGCATCACATTCATCCTCCCGAGCAATCCACGCTGACCAATCGAACCCGTTTTCCTAATTTTCACCACCAGGAACTCCCCGCAATCATGGAACATATTTTTTTGGCGTTGCTCGCCTCAAAGAAGGTATAA
- a CDS encoding phosphotransferase family protein, with product MIPQFHFAPEEVQAHVSKVFGAGYLVAGIARMHGGAQKAVYKVECQNGFSCVLYVWDLSQNYFQEEILNESGAHRSYGSDLFALNNRYLRQHGISTPRLYDLNNDRDRIPFDFALVEYVQGQKAEAYFQLKDANARDALFRRVRDLIGAMHAMERDRYGKADHNGGDEQPCFEARREHAESALTYAAGHLANVRENDSGLLDKLHGLASEIQPRSQYRFIHGELGPDHILVDDQMQPFLIDIEGAEFYDLEHEHSFCSFGSAISTAF from the coding sequence ATGATCCCTCAATTTCATTTTGCGCCAGAAGAAGTGCAAGCGCATGTCAGCAAAGTATTTGGCGCCGGCTATCTCGTGGCTGGAATCGCAAGAATGCACGGCGGCGCGCAAAAGGCCGTTTACAAAGTCGAATGCCAGAACGGATTCTCTTGCGTGCTCTACGTTTGGGACCTCTCCCAGAACTATTTCCAAGAAGAGATCTTGAACGAGTCGGGGGCCCACAGATCATACGGGAGCGACCTCTTCGCTTTGAATAATCGTTATCTCCGGCAGCACGGGATCAGCACGCCAAGATTATACGATTTGAATAACGATCGTGACCGGATCCCTTTCGACTTTGCGCTTGTCGAGTACGTACAGGGGCAGAAAGCGGAAGCCTATTTTCAGTTGAAAGACGCCAATGCTCGGGATGCATTATTCCGCCGAGTTAGGGACTTGATAGGTGCCATGCATGCGATGGAAAGGGACCGGTATGGGAAAGCGGATCATAATGGAGGTGACGAGCAGCCGTGTTTTGAAGCGCGGCGGGAGCATGCGGAGTCGGCCTTGACGTATGCTGCCGGGCATCTGGCGAATGTGAGGGAGAATGATAGCGGATTGCTCGATAAGCTGCATGGGCTCGCATCGGAAATCCAGCCGAGGAGTCAATATCGCTTTATCCACGGTGAGCTCGGTCCCGACCATATCTTAGTCGACGATCAGATGCAGCCGTTCCTCATTGATATTGAAGGAGCCGAATTTTACGATCTCGAACACGAGCATAGCTTCTGCAGCTTCGGTTCGGCGATTTCTACCGCTTTTTGA
- a CDS encoding carbohydrate ABC transporter permease, producing MKRSFGERLFDGSNVVLMLLLSAVTLYPFLYVLIASISDPAWVVKMRGLIWYPHGFSLDSYKLVFDNPAILTGYGNTLLYVVAGTALNILMTSLGAYALSRQSVKWKNPVMFMIVFTMFFNGGLIPTYLLINNLGMLDSRWALIIPSAMSAYNLIIMRTAFQSVPISLEESAKLDGANDFTVLFRIILPLSMPVVAVMILFYGVSHWNSWFNALIYLRTRELYPLQLILREILITNSTDSMMTGVGGADKMPIGETIKYAAIIVATVPILLLYPFLQKYFVKGVMIGAVKG from the coding sequence ATGAAACGCAGCTTTGGAGAACGCCTTTTCGACGGCTCGAACGTCGTGCTCATGCTCCTGCTTTCCGCGGTTACCCTTTATCCGTTCCTCTACGTGCTGATCGCCTCGATCAGCGACCCGGCATGGGTGGTGAAGATGCGCGGCCTCATCTGGTACCCGCACGGCTTTTCGCTGGATTCGTATAAGCTCGTATTCGACAATCCCGCGATCTTGACGGGCTACGGGAACACGCTGCTCTACGTCGTCGCCGGCACCGCATTGAACATCCTCATGACGTCGCTCGGGGCGTACGCGCTCTCGAGACAGAGCGTGAAGTGGAAAAATCCGGTCATGTTCATGATCGTTTTCACGATGTTTTTCAACGGCGGACTGATCCCGACGTACCTGCTCATCAACAACCTCGGCATGCTCGACAGCCGCTGGGCGCTGATCATCCCGAGCGCGATGAGCGCCTACAACCTGATCATTATGCGGACGGCCTTCCAGAGCGTTCCGATCAGCCTGGAGGAATCGGCGAAGCTGGACGGCGCGAACGATTTTACCGTTCTGTTCCGCATCATACTGCCGCTGTCCATGCCGGTCGTGGCGGTCATGATCCTGTTCTACGGCGTCAGCCATTGGAACAGCTGGTTCAACGCGCTGATCTACTTGCGCACCCGGGAGCTGTATCCGCTGCAGCTCATCCTGCGGGAGATCCTCATCACGAACAGTACGGATTCGATGATGACCGGGGTCGGCGGCGCCGACAAGATGCCGATCGGCGAGACGATCAAGTACGCCGCGATCATCGTGGCGACGGTGCCGATCCTGCTGCTGTACCCGTTTCTGCAAAAATACTTCGTCAAAGGCGTGATGATCGGAGCGGTGAAGGGCTAG
- a CDS encoding ABC transporter permease, translating to MSLMLKQRSAAEKPAVDKNGWKYGTLRDLRINKYIYIMLVPVVAYYVLFYYVPMYGLQIAFKDYSPGLGMWGSDWVGFRYFNDFFNSYYFWRLLRNTLLLSFYELLFGFPASIILALLLNELRSSRLKRFVQTVTYMPHFISLVVVAGMLVDFLARDGLINNVLSWFGAEPVAFLRESGWFRTIFISSNVWQSVGWGSIIYLSAMSGIDPSLYEASRVDGASRWRQTLSVTLPGIMPTVVILLILQIGHFMSVGTDKILLLYNSSTYETADVIGTFVYRKGILESNFSYSSAVGLFNALINFTLLVLANAISRRTSENKLW from the coding sequence ATGTCCCTTATGCTTAAGCAGCGATCCGCTGCGGAGAAGCCGGCGGTCGATAAGAACGGCTGGAAGTACGGCACCCTTCGCGACCTCCGGATCAACAAATATATTTACATCATGCTTGTGCCGGTCGTCGCTTATTACGTTCTGTTCTACTATGTGCCCATGTACGGCTTGCAGATCGCATTCAAGGATTATTCCCCCGGCCTGGGCATGTGGGGCAGCGATTGGGTCGGCTTTCGGTATTTTAACGACTTTTTCAACAGCTATTACTTCTGGAGACTGCTCCGCAATACGCTGCTGCTCAGCTTCTACGAGCTGCTGTTCGGCTTTCCCGCCTCGATCATCCTCGCTCTTCTGCTGAACGAGCTTCGCAGCTCCCGGCTGAAGCGATTCGTTCAAACGGTAACGTACATGCCCCATTTCATCTCGCTGGTCGTCGTCGCCGGGATGCTGGTGGACTTCCTGGCCAGAGACGGCCTCATCAACAACGTGCTGTCGTGGTTCGGCGCGGAGCCGGTCGCCTTCCTGCGCGAGAGCGGCTGGTTCCGGACGATCTTCATCTCCTCGAACGTCTGGCAAAGCGTAGGCTGGGGTTCCATTATCTATCTGTCCGCGATGTCAGGCATCGACCCGTCTCTGTACGAGGCCTCGCGCGTCGACGGCGCCAGCCGCTGGAGGCAGACGCTGAGCGTCACGCTGCCGGGGATCATGCCGACGGTCGTCATCCTGCTGATCCTCCAGATCGGGCACTTCATGAGCGTAGGCACGGACAAAATCCTGCTCCTGTACAACAGCTCCACCTATGAGACGGCCGACGTCATCGGCACCTTCGTGTACCGGAAGGGCATTCTGGAATCCAACTTCAGCTACAGCTCCGCCGTGGGTTTGTTTAACGCGCTCATCAATTTTACGCTGCTCGTGCTGGCCAACGCCATCAGCCGCCGGACCAGCGAAAACAAGCTTTGGTAA